TAATTTTAGCAAAAGTAAAAGAATAATGATCATAGGGAGTTACAGCGGAAAGATTAAACAAACAGGGTGGCTATGTGTCATCTGTATACTTTCATTGTGCCTTGACTCCTGTACCGAACCTGACCCCTTCCCTGACACGCCCAATATCTCTTTTGAGGATATCACATACTACGAAACGGACGTAGCGACAGACACCTTGACGCTATCCTTCAATTTTGAAGATGGGGATGGAGACCTTGGGCTGAGCTCCGAAGAGATCTACTACCCCTACAATGACCTCTTCTACATCGTAGACTCTGCCATCATCCAAAACGAGGTAATGCGCGACTTTCGCTTTGTAGAGTACAATGACCCCAATGTCTACCCTCCTTTTTACAAAATTGCATTGACTGAATTTGGGGGCAGCTACGTCTTTCATTCGGACACAGATGATCGCCCTAGCTTTAGTTGTGAAGACTATGAGATTGATGAGTTGGACACCCTGTACATTGTCAAAAACGACTTTCGAAACAATATATACGTCAAATTCTTTAGAGACCGTGGCAATGGGTTTGAGGAGTACAACTACAAAGATGCCAATGCCTTCGAGTGTGGGCTTTCGTTTGATGGGCGATTCCCTATATTAGACAAAGACAATATCGGCACTTCACTCCAAGGCACTATCAAGTACAAAATTCAATCAGCATCGTTTCGTGTTGTTTTCAGAAACTACCCCATGAAACTTCAATTCTACATCTACGACAGAGCTCTCAATCCTAGCAACATAGCCGAAACGCCCATATTTACACTAGATGAACTTCTCCAAGGGGGAGATTAATAAATCGCAGGATAATTGACTGGGTCTACCTCGTTCATGATTTCATAAGCCCTATCAAATATTTCCTCCGCATTGGGTTTCGAAAAATAATCCCCATCAGACCCGTAGGCTGGTCTATGCTCTTTGGCTGTAATTGTTCCCGGTTGATTGTCGAGGTATTGATATGCTTTTTGCTCTTCCAATACTTTCTGCAATATATACGCCGAGGCACCACCAGGCACATCTTCATCTGCCACGATCAGGCGGTTGGTCTTCTTGACCGACTCTACGATCATATGATTGACATCAAACGGCAACAAAGTCTGTGCATCGATCACTTCGAGTTCTACCCCGTACTCTGCCAGTTGACTGGCAGCCTCTAGCACTATACGGCACATTGACCCATAGGTCACGACCGTTATATCTCTACCTTCACGCAAGCGTTCGGGTTGACCAATAGCCACACAATATCGGCCAACATTGTCAGGCAGTCTCTCTTTGAGTCGATAGCCATTGAGACTCTCGATGATCAACGCAGCATCATCGGAGCGCAACATAGTATTGTACATCCCAGCCGCTTGTGTCATGTTTCGAGGCACCAAGACGTACACCCCTCGAATAGCATTGATAATCATCCCCATTGGAGATCCTGAATGCCATATCCCCTCAAGACGATGCCCTCTTGTCCGAATGATCAAAGGTGCCCGTTGTCCTCCTTTGGTACGGTAACTCAGTGAGGCCAAATCATCGGATAAAGTCTGTATAGTGTACAACAAATAATCCAAATACTGAATCTCGACAATCGGCCTCAAACCTCTCAGTGCTGCACCGATCCCCTGTCCAATAATAGATGTCTCTCGTATCCCAGTATCTGTGACACGAATCTCTCCATGCTTGTCTTGTAGACCTGCAAAACCTTGGTTCACATCACCTATCTTACCAACATCTTCCCCAATAGCAAACACTCTTGGGTCATTGGTGAGCGCTTCGTCAAAACACGCCTGCATTACCTCACGACCGTCTACTACTTTGGATTTCTCGCTATACACAGGTGCTATTGGCTCCACCCTTAGCGCCGAATATTTTGTCTCACTGTACAGCTCAGAACTGTACTCTTCGTGTCGCTTCTTTTCTATCTCTTTGAGCCAAAAGATCAACATATCTCTACTTTTAGAAGGCTCCTCCCTGACGAGTCGAAGGGCTTTTTTAGATGATCTAGTGACGTCCAACTTATTGACATTGAGCCCTTCCTTGAGTCCCTTAGCGATAGACAGTAATTTATTCTTGGCTCTGCTACGTTGTGCGATCGATTCGATCACACTGACTGCCGTATCAATATCCTTTTGTAGAGACTCTCTGTATTCATTCCAGGCATTGTTTCTTGCATTTTTGGCTATCTCTCGGCATTCATCCTCTATGGCATCAAGCTCCTGATCTGTCGCTACATTCTCCGCTAAGATCCACTCTCGCATCTTCTTGTTGCAGTCATAGGCATGCTCCCAATCCAAACGCTCTTTGGACTTGTATCGCTCATGTGATCCAGAAGTCGAATGCCCCTGTGGCTGAGTAATCTCCACTACATGTACCAAAACAGGTACATGTTCATTTCGGGCAATTTGCTCAGCCTTCTCAAAAGTCTCTCTCAGAGCCATGTAATCCCAA
The DNA window shown above is from Reichenbachiella sp. 5M10 and carries:
- a CDS encoding thiamine pyrophosphate-dependent enzyme, translating into MKVAEKTTRLIPTKQEILEDYRLASESREISYIGRKEVFMGKAKFGIFGDGKELAQIAMAKVFRDGDFRSGYYRDQTFMMAIGQLTSQQFFAQLYAHTDVDAEPASAGRMMNGHFGTRTILPDGEWKDLTKMKNSGSDVSCTAAQVPRLLGFAYASKLYRENPALHKSEKFSINGNEVAYGTIGNASTSEGHFFETMNGAGVLQVPLVMAVWDDEYGISVPNKYQTTKSSISKAMAGFQRDAKDKGIEIMTVNGWDYMALRETFEKAEQIARNEHVPVLVHVVEITQPQGHSTSGSHERYKSKERLDWEHAYDCNKKMREWILAENVATDQELDAIEDECREIAKNARNNAWNEYRESLQKDIDTAVSVIESIAQRSRAKNKLLSIAKGLKEGLNVNKLDVTRSSKKALRLVREEPSKSRDMLIFWLKEIEKKRHEEYSSELYSETKYSALRVEPIAPVYSEKSKVVDGREVMQACFDEALTNDPRVFAIGEDVGKIGDVNQGFAGLQDKHGEIRVTDTGIRETSIIGQGIGAALRGLRPIVEIQYLDYLLYTIQTLSDDLASLSYRTKGGQRAPLIIRTRGHRLEGIWHSGSPMGMIINAIRGVYVLVPRNMTQAAGMYNTMLRSDDAALIIESLNGYRLKERLPDNVGRYCVAIGQPERLREGRDITVVTYGSMCRIVLEAASQLAEYGVELEVIDAQTLLPFDVNHMIVESVKKTNRLIVADEDVPGGASAYILQKVLEEQKAYQYLDNQPGTITAKEHRPAYGSDGDYFSKPNAEEIFDRAYEIMNEVDPVNYPAIY